The sequence AATACGTTTTCGTACGCCTTACGCACGCGCTCATCCAGATCGGATTTGCGTGCCTGATGGCCGACCTTTGCGTAGCCCATGATGTCTCGCGCGGCCGCTTTCAGCGCAGCCCGTTCGAAGCCAGAGACGTTAGCGGTTTGTGCGTTGCGACGGCTGCCGGCTGCATGGCGCTGAATGGTGTCGTGCTCGCGTTGCAGTCGCGTACGTTCGCGCTGACGTTCGATGCGGGCCTGATCGAGTTGTGCCTGCGCTGCTTGTTGATGTATTCGGCGTTGCTCGGTGAACTCCGAAAATCTGCCGCTGAAAACTGTAGCCCCCAGCGGCGTCAGTTCGACGATTCGCTGCATCTGCTCCAGCAATTGCCGGTCATGACTGACGACGATCAGTCCGCCACGCCAGCGGTCGAGCGAGCTCATCAGCCACTGTCGACCGGCAGTGTCGAGGTGATTGGTGGGTTCGTCGAGGACGAGCAATTGCGCCTGACTCAGCAGCGCACCGATCAAGGCAATCTTGGCTTGCTGGCCGCCGCTGAGATGTTCGGTCAGATCCGTCGCGGTGATATCGGTCAGCCCAGCCTCATCAAGCATTTGACGCAAGCGTTCTGCCAGATCCCAGCGTTCGTCGATAAGGTCGAAATCTTCGGCTGTTGCACGACCCTGTTTAAGTCGTTCCAGTGCGCCGGTCACCGGGGCTGTTCCTGTCGCGTCAGCTACGGTTTGTCCACGTGTGGTGACGAAGGTTTGCGCGACATAGTGCGCGGACGCTGAACGTGCCACGCTGCCGAAATCAGGCTGCAACTGCCCGGCAATCAAGCGTGCGAGCACACTTTTACCGACGCCATTGCGCCCGACGATAGCGGTCGGTTGACCATCGAAACTCAGGTTCAGGGCTTCGAACAGCGTTACGCCACTGGCGAACTGAAAACCCAGTTGATTCAGGGAAACGAGTGCGGCTGTACGCGAGACGTGAGTCATCGGCACCTCCAAAAATGTCGTGAAAACTGACAAGCGCCGAGAGCGGCGTGTCGCGATTGCATTTTTAGAAGGCTGAGTTGTTCACTTCTGCGGTCATCCGGAGGAGGGGAAGGTCGCTAGCCTAGATGACGCTGCGCAGTGGATCAAGGTGCGTCGGTCATTTCGCTCATTCGCTCGAGAAACATTGCCAATGCGACTTCCTCGGCCCGCAAGCCCTTGCGTACGCGCGGACGCGGCAGTTCTGCAAGCGCGCCGAGCATGAATTTTTCCACCACGGCAGGGTGGATGTAGCACTTTCGGCAAACCGCCGGGGTGTTGCCGAGTTGCTTGGCGACGCCTTTGACCATCTCCACCACATGCCGTTTGGCTTCCGTCTCGGATGCCCATTGCAACTCACGCAACACCGCCAGGGCCAAAGCACTACCGGCCCAGGTGCGGTAATCCTTGGCGGTGAAATCGGCGCCGGTGAGGGTCTGCAGGTAGGCGTTGACGTCGGAGGAACTGACGGTGTGGCGCTCGCCGTTTTCATCCAGATACTGGAACAGGTTCTGCCCGGGAATCTCCAGACAACGCTTGATGATGCGCGCCAGGCGCCGGTCCTTGACGGTGATCTGATGTTCGATGCCACTCTTGCCGCGAAACTGGAACAGGATCGCGCTGCCGTTGACCTCGACATGTCGACTGCGCAGGGTGGTCAGGCCATAGGAGCGGTTGTCGCGGGCGTATTGTGTATTGCCGACGCGAATCAGTGTGGCGTCGAGCAGGGTGATCACCGTGGCCATGACCTTGTCGCGACTGAAGCCGGGCGCGGCCAACAACGCCTCCAGTTGTTGGCGCAACTTTGGCAGCGCAAGACCGAACTCGCGCAGCCGCGAATACTTGTCGGCATCGCGCACTTCGCGCCAGCGCGCGTGATACCGATATTGCTTGCGGCCACGGGCATCACGGCCGGTGGCTTGCAAGTGGCCGCGTGGATCGGCGCAGATCCACACATTGGTATAGGCCGGCGGCACGGCGAGCGCGTTGATGCGTTTGATTTCGTCAGGGTCGCTGATGCGCTCGCCCGACGGTTCGAAATAGCTGAACTTGCCGCGCAGTTTTTTGCGGGTGATACCGGGCTGGGTGTCATCGACGTAATGCAGATCGGCTGGCAGTTCTACGGTCAGCGCGGTGTCGGGCATGGCGGTTTCCTTCGGTGGCGCGGCGGTCTGTAAAAGGATTGACCGCATGCCGCTGCCGTGGTGCCGAATGATTTAAGCGAGGACCGCAACTGCTTTGATCTGCGCCCACAATTGCTGGCCCGGGTGCACACCCAACTGATCTCTGGAATAGCGCGTGATGCGCGCGAGCAGCGGGGTGCCGCCAGCATCGAGACGAATCAGCACGTGGGCGGTGTTGTCGGCCGATTGCTCGCTGACCACCGTCACCGGCAGTCGATTGAGAATGCTGCTGGCCTCGCTGTTCTGCAGGGTCAGGCTGATGTCCCGGGCGTGCACTTTGCAGCGCAAGGCCTGGCCCAGTGCCATCGGCGCGTGGGTGACGCGAATGCTCATCTCGGTGGCCGGTAGCTGCAGGCTCAGCAATTGATATGCGGCGTCGTAAGCGCTGACCTGACCTTCAATGATCACGCCGGCGTCATCGCCCATCGCCATCGGCAGATCCAGACGTGCGAGGGTTTCGCCAATCGGGCCGCTGGCCAGCGCTCTGCCTTCGCTGAGCAGCACCAGATGGTCGGCCAGCCGTGCGACTTCATCCTGCGCATGGCTGACGTACAGCAGGGGAATGTCCAGTTCGTCATGCAGGCGTTGCAGGTACGGCAGGATTTCACGTTTGCGCTGACTGTCGAGCGCCGCCAGTGGCTCATCCATCAGCAACAGTTTCGGGCTGGTGAGTAACGCTCGGGCGATACCGACACGCTGGCGT comes from Pseudomonas sp. RU47 and encodes:
- the modC gene encoding molybdenum ABC transporter ATP-binding protein, which encodes MIDVRLNRVYSGFSLDVDLNLPGRGVTALYGHSGSGKTTCLRCIAGLERAEKGFVQINDEVWQDSENGIFVPPHKRALGYVFQEASLFPHLSVLANLQFGLKRIAKSQRRVDMAQATELLGIGHLLERHPQHLSGGERQRVGIARALLTSPKLLLMDEPLAALDSQRKREILPYLQRLHDELDIPLLYVSHAQDEVARLADHLVLLSEGRALASGPIGETLARLDLPMAMGDDAGVIIEGQVSAYDAAYQLLSLQLPATEMSIRVTHAPMALGQALRCKVHARDISLTLQNSEASSILNRLPVTVVSEQSADNTAHVLIRLDAGGTPLLARITRYSRDQLGVHPGQQLWAQIKAVAVLA
- a CDS encoding DNA topoisomerase IB, which produces MPDTALTVELPADLHYVDDTQPGITRKKLRGKFSYFEPSGERISDPDEIKRINALAVPPAYTNVWICADPRGHLQATGRDARGRKQYRYHARWREVRDADKYSRLREFGLALPKLRQQLEALLAAPGFSRDKVMATVITLLDATLIRVGNTQYARDNRSYGLTTLRSRHVEVNGSAILFQFRGKSGIEHQITVKDRRLARIIKRCLEIPGQNLFQYLDENGERHTVSSSDVNAYLQTLTGADFTAKDYRTWAGSALALAVLRELQWASETEAKRHVVEMVKGVAKQLGNTPAVCRKCYIHPAVVEKFMLGALAELPRPRVRKGLRAEEVALAMFLERMSEMTDAP
- a CDS encoding ATP-binding cassette domain-containing protein — its product is MTHVSRTAALVSLNQLGFQFASGVTLFEALNLSFDGQPTAIVGRNGVGKSVLARLIAGQLQPDFGSVARSASAHYVAQTFVTTRGQTVADATGTAPVTGALERLKQGRATAEDFDLIDERWDLAERLRQMLDEAGLTDITATDLTEHLSGGQQAKIALIGALLSQAQLLVLDEPTNHLDTAGRQWLMSSLDRWRGGLIVVSHDRQLLEQMQRIVELTPLGATVFSGRFSEFTEQRRIHQQAAQAQLDQARIERQRERTRLQREHDTIQRHAAGSRRNAQTANVSGFERAALKAAARDIMGYAKVGHQARKSDLDERVRKAYENVLPDDGVLINLPGSAVPDNRRVCTLIDACLPWLPADAPSTRLDLTIQGPLRIAVSGHNGCGKSTLLKLLAGEWTPSSGECITHVPFAFLDQQLKLLDDHTSIVDQLQAQQTPLSEGTLRSYLAQLQLDAQRATRPCASLSGGERLKAALALALWRQTPAQLLLLDEPTNHLDLPSVQAFELALQTFPGAIVAVSHDQAFLRALNPSHHLTWHREGWRWQPTS